GCCGTTACAGCTTGAGGATGGTTTTCGTGACCGGAAACAGCGGGCCGCAGCCCCAGTGTCTGCTGCATGGAACGGAATGCGTCGATATCTTCAACCTCCATCACCGGTTCACTACAGCTCAGGTCGGCGCTCATTGCCTTGTTGGATTGGCTTGGATCGACGAGAGCGCAACATTCGAAGCCGGAGGCGACGCCTTGTTTTGCGGCATCCTCCATCACGCAAAGCACCAGATGAGTGGTGGCCAGTTTCATGCTCGTCGCCCATTGCGAGCGGTTGGAATCTCCGATGATGACGTGAAGCCTGCGGAATTCGTCCGGGTCGGCGTGCGGTTCGTCGCGCGTGTTGACCATCGGCCGGAAGCGGGTGGTCGAAGACGAAACCCCTTCGTCCAGGAAGGCCGCTCGCTGTGTGATTTCGAACCCGGTTTCCGTGACGCGTCCGGCGCCGGTGAACAGCTGCCGGGTCACCAAAAACGGCAACAACTGCGCCTTGATGATGGGCAAAGAGACGTAACGCCGTACCAGATAGTTCTCATGGCATCCGAACGCATGGCCGGCCGAGTCGACATTGTCTTTGAACAGATGAATGGTGGCATGCTCGCCGTGCGTTTTGCGTAGCCGAAGCTGTGCGCCAAGAGCGAGCCGGCGCATGATCGCCTCGCCGGCCAGATCCTGCTTCAGTGCTACTGATGGGTCGCGTGCTTCGGCGGTGGCATACTCCGGATGCGAGCCGACGTCAAGATAGAGCCGTGAGCCGTTTTCCAGATAGGTGTTGGTCGAGCGGGTGCGCGAAAGAATCGGCCTAAACATCATCATCGCAACTTGGCCAGGGTCGCAAGGCTTGTCGGCACCCGTCACCGAGACGCCGTATTCGGTCTCAATGCCGAAAATGCGGTGGAACGAATCATAGTCAGGGGAGCGCGGTGTGATGTTGCCGGGCCCCTGATTGCTGCTGTCACGCAGCTGCGGCATCATTCGCCGCCTTTCTGCACGAAACTCGAAACGTATGTTTCGGCATCGGTTTCCAAGGTTGAGGAGATGTCGTCAAGCACTGCGTCCAGGGCATCTTCCTGTTCTTGGGGCTGTGCGGTTTTCTGTGTGCTTTCCCGGATCTGTGATTGGGGTTCCACACGTTGATGCTGTTGTCTGGCGAACTGCTGTGCCATGTCACTCCTTACCTCAGGCAACGAAGGCAAACCTGTCGCTCAACATCGCCATCAATATATATTTCTCTGTTTACTCTAGCTCGAGCGATATCAGTCATCTCATCTTGTTCGTTGGCTGATATCAACCCGGGTCTGCTGATATCAATGAGCTGCAGCCGCCGTGTCTTGCATTCCCGGATACGAGGACATCAAGGCGTTGCAGGACATTTCAATAGGTGGGAACCGTAAACCATCACCGAAACGGTTGCTTATTGGAACGGATACGCCAGATTGACAAGATAGGGCTTGAGGTCGTCGGCAATCGGGCCGTTGGTGGCCACGATGTCGTTTTCGCTACGCCAGTGAATCGGGTTGCCGTTCCAACAGCTCACCTTGCCTTGAGCCTGACGGACCACGACGGTTCCCGCCGAGACCGCGGGAATGTCCCAGCGGTGCAGATGAGGTTCGAAATAGGCGTCATAGGTGCCGTCCGCGACCTTGCACAAATCGAGCGACACCGGCCCGATACGCTTGACATCGGCAGGTTTGCCGGCTATGTCGCTCAGAACGTGGAAGGCGCGTTCGGATTCCGCAGGAACGTGGGACATGCCGAAACTCACCACGGAACCGGTGAGGCTGCTGATGGTCGAGGGAATCACCTTGCCTCTTTTCTCTCCGATAGGTGTACGACGAATACGAATGGC
The window above is part of the Bifidobacterium sp. ESL0704 genome. Proteins encoded here:
- a CDS encoding proteasome accessory factor PafA2 family protein; its protein translation is MPQLRDSSNQGPGNITPRSPDYDSFHRIFGIETEYGVSVTGADKPCDPGQVAMMMFRPILSRTRSTNTYLENGSRLYLDVGSHPEYATAEARDPSVALKQDLAGEAIMRRLALGAQLRLRKTHGEHATIHLFKDNVDSAGHAFGCHENYLVRRYVSLPIIKAQLLPFLVTRQLFTGAGRVTETGFEITQRAAFLDEGVSSSTTRFRPMVNTRDEPHADPDEFRRLHVIIGDSNRSQWATSMKLATTHLVLCVMEDAAKQGVASGFECCALVDPSQSNKAMSADLSCSEPVMEVEDIDAFRSMQQTLGLRPAVSGHENHPQAVTALEIQYLYLTIVSRFIESHHAQIEQSLPDTDCLDVLNEWRAALDALAAKDFSAVSDRVDWVAKYLLLNKMKKRNPALSMTQARQIDMNYHDIVNGSIYPSLVAHGLVETLVADDVVEHAVENPPEDTRAALRGAFVRQALDTRATFTCDWTHLKTTAPARHTAELIDPFAFAPDADYRQLIDSL
- a CDS encoding inositol monophosphatase family protein, whose translation is MTTNPRALALKVAQVAQDAGKHALQDQISPRDFAELEIPSTSRRLGSTIDKKLIAFIENRLNYIEPFDGMWRDRPENANPGDRFWCVGPIDGAINFRRNMSEWTITVSLFEFNEEHSAQPILGVVHAPALGLTYLAATGQGAIRIRRTPIGEKRGKVIPSTISSLTGSVVSFGMSHVPAESERAFHVLSDIAGKPADVKRIGPVSLDLCKVADGTYDAYFEPHLHRWDIPAVSAGTVVVRQAQGKVSCWNGNPIHWRSENDIVATNGPIADDLKPYLVNLAYPFQ
- a CDS encoding ubiquitin-like protein Pup; the protein is MAQQFARQQHQRVEPQSQIRESTQKTAQPQEQEDALDAVLDDISSTLETDAETYVSSFVQKGGE